The Desmonostoc muscorum LEGE 12446 genome includes a region encoding these proteins:
- a CDS encoding sigma-70 family RNA polymerase sigma factor, whose product MQPRQTIIEIFSTFVQFAGDRFSRWAIESSLRRSMQSSVKHTPQETSEYFWALYWYKFWQVSETEVLAKQHLTAYLQEPCYWVSQKTVTNFASTQYKLSDCFQIAIAQVDKVLKGFHPNQGFSLKNYANAIFGSAIRETLRQNSEIDICTDWGLLRKITKKFLVESLQNAGLPPEDINAYIFAWESFKTLYIPTKTGTSRQLSRPDDVIWQGIAKAYNSQSSQQVNPQTLEKWLLNSAKAVRKYRYPTPESLNISKGSDDSWEWLDNLPGSQQESLINEIVAQEEEQTRISQQTEINKVLVVAIAQLEPQLQEIVKLYYGEELTQDKIAKQLQMQQYTVSRRLKKAQEALLRSLANWSRDNLHITLTSDLLKSINIVMEEWLRNYY is encoded by the coding sequence ATGCAACCTCGACAAACCATCATTGAAATCTTTTCAACTTTTGTGCAATTTGCTGGCGATCGCTTCAGTCGTTGGGCGATAGAATCAAGTTTGCGTCGGAGTATGCAAAGTTCTGTCAAGCACACGCCACAAGAAACTTCGGAGTATTTTTGGGCGCTTTATTGGTATAAGTTTTGGCAGGTTTCCGAAACAGAGGTACTGGCTAAACAACATCTCACAGCTTATTTGCAAGAACCTTGTTATTGGGTATCTCAAAAAACTGTTACTAATTTTGCTAGCACTCAGTATAAATTATCAGACTGTTTTCAAATTGCGATCGCCCAAGTTGATAAAGTCCTCAAAGGTTTTCATCCCAATCAAGGTTTTAGCTTAAAAAACTACGCTAACGCCATCTTTGGTAGTGCGATTCGTGAAACTTTGCGTCAAAATAGCGAAATTGATATTTGTACAGACTGGGGACTTTTGCGAAAAATCACTAAAAAGTTTTTGGTGGAATCTTTGCAAAATGCTGGCTTACCTCCAGAAGATATTAATGCTTATATTTTCGCTTGGGAATCTTTCAAAACTCTGTATATTCCCACAAAAACTGGTACTTCTCGCCAGCTTTCTCGACCCGACGATGTAATTTGGCAAGGAATCGCAAAAGCTTATAATTCACAAAGTAGTCAACAAGTCAATCCCCAAACTCTAGAAAAATGGCTGTTAAATTCTGCCAAAGCTGTACGCAAATATCGCTACCCAACACCGGAATCTTTGAATATATCTAAAGGTAGCGATGATTCTTGGGAATGGCTAGATAATCTTCCAGGAAGTCAACAAGAATCTCTGATTAATGAAATTGTTGCCCAAGAAGAAGAACAAACAAGAATTTCTCAGCAAACTGAGATTAACAAAGTTTTAGTCGTGGCGATCGCTCAACTTGAACCGCAATTACAAGAAATTGTAAAACTTTACTACGGGGAAGAACTCACTCAAGACAAAATTGCCAAGCAATTACAAATGCAGCAATATACAGTCTCTCGGCGACTAAAAAAAGCCCAAGAAGCTTTATTGCGGTCTTTAGCTAACTGGAGTCGAGATAATTTGCATATTACTCTCACATCAGACCTACTCAAAAGTATCAATATAGTGATGGAGGAATGGCTGAGAAATTATTACTAG
- a CDS encoding DUF1822 family protein, whose product MTTVFTFANSTDLILEIPTATQNQADIHSQSFSNPTSGYQGYINELCLGALLQWLQEDFTPQAKVWPSSTVLSSFWELVNGTAITLNATRFILVPSETIDLSELRVPQEWVDIPSWVGDYYLAVQVEPDEGYVRVWGYCTHAQLKARGNYDPGDRTYSLDADNIINDINILGVARQLCPEEPTRSAIEEISIISQPQAQNLIARLGNPEILTPRLAIPFQLWAGLIAHGGWRKSLYQRRLGLPEQWSVIQWLQSGVSQVAQTVGWGSFDLQVSEAGARGVEQTPPEIIISRQLAIPAVGYPYAGQIYELLITPRVQPDATIWRFELRNLTVGAAIPGGFKLRLLTEDLQPFPNNEDIAITAVEQLYIEVALEPTEGIVWEIEPLPENYDQEILRF is encoded by the coding sequence ATGACCACAGTATTTACTTTTGCTAATTCAACAGACCTGATTTTAGAAATTCCTACCGCCACCCAAAATCAGGCGGATATTCACAGTCAATCCTTTTCTAACCCGACTTCTGGCTATCAAGGTTATATTAATGAACTTTGCCTGGGCGCCCTCTTGCAATGGTTACAAGAAGATTTCACACCGCAAGCAAAGGTCTGGCCAAGTAGCACTGTTTTATCAAGTTTTTGGGAACTGGTAAATGGAACCGCAATTACGCTAAACGCCACTCGATTTATCTTGGTTCCGAGCGAAACAATTGATTTAAGTGAATTGCGAGTACCGCAAGAATGGGTGGATATTCCCAGTTGGGTAGGTGATTATTATTTAGCTGTGCAGGTAGAACCGGATGAAGGCTATGTGAGAGTTTGGGGTTACTGTACCCATGCACAACTCAAAGCTAGGGGGAATTATGATCCAGGCGATCGCACTTATTCTCTTGATGCTGATAATATCATCAATGACATCAATATTTTAGGCGTGGCGCGGCAACTTTGCCCAGAAGAACCAACACGTAGCGCCATTGAAGAGATAAGCATCATTTCACAACCACAAGCACAAAACCTCATCGCCCGTCTGGGAAATCCAGAAATACTGACACCGAGACTCGCCATTCCTTTTCAACTATGGGCGGGATTAATTGCACATGGCGGTTGGCGTAAAAGCTTATATCAACGCCGCTTGGGACTACCAGAACAATGGTCAGTTATTCAATGGTTGCAAAGCGGTGTTTCCCAAGTTGCCCAAACTGTTGGTTGGGGAAGTTTTGATTTACAAGTGAGTGAGGCTGGGGCGCGGGGTGTTGAACAAACGCCACCGGAAATCATTATATCTCGTCAGCTGGCGATACCTGCGGTGGGCTACCCCTACGCAGGTCAAATCTACGAACTGCTGATTACACCACGAGTCCAACCCGACGCAACTATTTGGCGCTTTGAGTTACGTAACCTGACTGTGGGTGCAGCCATCCCTGGCGGTTTTAAACTCCGACTCTTGACTGAAGATTTACAGCCCTTCCCCAACAACGAAGATATTGCCATAACCGCCGTAGAACAACTTTATATAGAAGTTGCCTTGGAACCAACAGAAGGCATAGTCTGGGAAATAGAACCTCTTCCCGAAAATTATGACCAAGAAATACTCAGATTTTAA
- a CDS encoding DUF4870 domain-containing protein — translation MRNKPKQRMRIWAMLCHLSALLAWILVLLLVFIGIPLYLPLNLFAPLIIWRFQKAKYAWIDFQGKESLNFQISLTFYTLVFIAISLLFVIASFSLAVTTNSQVNEVKITLDSLLIAIISLISLILILQSFLVTFAAIKAYNGEHYRYPLTIRVLR, via the coding sequence ATGAGAAACAAACCTAAACAACGAATGCGAATATGGGCGATGTTGTGTCATCTCTCGGCTTTATTAGCGTGGATATTAGTCTTGCTCTTGGTATTTATTGGCATACCTTTATATTTGCCCCTGAATCTGTTCGCCCCACTCATAATTTGGCGATTCCAAAAAGCAAAATATGCCTGGATTGATTTTCAAGGTAAAGAATCTTTAAATTTTCAAATTTCTTTGACGTTTTATACATTAGTTTTCATCGCCATTTCTTTGCTTTTTGTGATTGCCAGCTTTAGTTTGGCAGTGACTACTAATAGTCAAGTTAATGAAGTAAAAATCACTTTAGACAGTTTACTAATTGCGATCATATCATTAATTTCATTAATATTAATACTACAATCATTTTTAGTGACTTTTGCTGCTATTAAAGCTTACAATGGAGAACATTATCGTTATCCTTTGACAATTAGAGTTTTGCGATAA
- a CDS encoding Gfo/Idh/MocA family protein, which produces MIGVAIAGTGFGQKVHIPGFQAHPRTEVVAVYHRDINKAKAIAESHNISHACDTLADIVALPEVEAVSISTPPFLHYEMAKTVLQAGKHLLLEKPIALNADEAKELYQLAKEKSLIATVDFEFRFVPGWQLFAELLSAEYVGELRLIRIDWLGSSRADASRPWNWYSDKEKGGGALGSLGSHAFDYIHWLFGPVRKLNAHLTTAIPARIDPINQQSKPVNTDDNCILTLELADGTPCQVTISAVVHATRTHWIEVYGDRGTLIVGSENQKDYIHGFRVWGSQPGKPLTEIEIPNRLIFPKNYADGRISAFIRVIDQWVQGIDQKQQTIPSLREGVYSQLLMDLSHKSHEISSWVDVPSLEAYLQS; this is translated from the coding sequence ATGATTGGGGTTGCGATCGCTGGCACTGGATTTGGTCAAAAAGTCCACATTCCTGGATTCCAAGCACATCCTCGCACGGAGGTAGTTGCTGTTTATCACCGAGATATCAATAAAGCCAAGGCCATAGCAGAATCCCATAATATCTCCCATGCTTGCGACACACTTGCAGATATTGTGGCATTACCAGAAGTCGAAGCAGTCAGCATTTCTACGCCGCCGTTTTTGCACTATGAAATGGCAAAAACTGTCCTCCAAGCTGGCAAACATTTACTACTAGAAAAACCCATAGCTTTAAATGCAGATGAAGCCAAAGAACTTTATCAGTTAGCTAAAGAAAAAAGCCTCATTGCAACTGTAGATTTTGAATTTCGCTTTGTACCAGGATGGCAATTATTTGCTGAACTTTTGTCAGCAGAATATGTAGGTGAGTTGCGCTTAATTAGAATTGATTGGTTAGGTTCTTCTCGTGCTGATGCTTCCCGTCCTTGGAATTGGTATTCTGACAAAGAAAAAGGAGGCGGTGCATTGGGGTCTTTGGGTTCCCACGCCTTCGATTATATTCACTGGTTATTCGGCCCAGTCCGTAAATTGAACGCCCATTTGACTACTGCAATTCCGGCGCGAATTGACCCAATAAACCAACAATCAAAGCCAGTAAATACAGATGACAATTGTATATTAACCCTGGAATTAGCAGATGGTACACCTTGCCAAGTTACTATCAGTGCGGTTGTTCACGCAACAAGAACCCATTGGATAGAAGTATATGGCGATCGCGGTACTTTAATTGTAGGTAGTGAAAATCAAAAAGATTACATACACGGCTTTCGTGTTTGGGGTTCCCAGCCAGGTAAACCTCTCACAGAAATAGAAATACCAAATCGATTAATTTTTCCCAAAAATTACGCCGATGGTCGGATTTCTGCATTTATTCGTGTCATAGACCAATGGGTACAGGGAATTGACCAAAAGCAACAAACAATACCGTCCCTGCGAGAAGGAGTTTATTCTCAGCTATTAATGGATTTATCCCACAAATCCCACGAAATCAGTAGTTGGGTTGATGTACCTAGCTTGGAAGCTTATCTTCAAAGTTAG
- a CDS encoding retropepsin-like aspartic protease family protein — MKNVWRHGIKTINFSAIALMPTLVFLVLFNQASIGDPGACFMVTSSGETVGLAKLCGGTTAAPSDAPPEDKVFRVPIKRRFGGTPIVDVTFNDKKTFEMIVDTGASATVITRNMASSLQLKTTGILQAQIADGSEVQFSTSKVKSITVGGVIANNLQVAIAPQADIGLLGHDFFGNYDIKILEKEVQFHHR; from the coding sequence ATGAAGAATGTTTGGAGGCATGGTATTAAAACCATTAATTTCAGTGCGATTGCACTCATGCCGACACTAGTATTTTTAGTATTATTTAATCAAGCATCAATTGGAGATCCAGGAGCGTGTTTCATGGTAACCTCTTCTGGTGAAACCGTTGGATTGGCAAAGCTTTGTGGTGGTACAACCGCCGCACCTTCAGACGCACCTCCAGAGGACAAAGTTTTTCGGGTTCCCATCAAACGCCGCTTTGGTGGAACTCCTATAGTTGATGTCACTTTCAATGACAAAAAAACCTTTGAAATGATTGTAGATACAGGTGCTAGTGCTACTGTGATTACTCGAAATATGGCAAGTAGCCTGCAACTCAAAACTACAGGTATCCTACAAGCTCAAATTGCTGATGGTAGCGAAGTCCAATTTTCAACCAGTAAGGTAAAATCTATTACAGTAGGTGGAGTTATAGCGAATAATCTTCAAGTAGCGATCGCTCCACAAGCTGACATTGGGCTACTAGGTCACGATTTTTTTGGTAACTACGATATCAAGATTTTAGAGAAAGAGGTGCAATTTCATCACCGCTAG
- a CDS encoding nucleoside phosphorylase: MPNKRFYHIGFGQDDLGSSPPSIALLSGDPERSRLIAQTYLQDVRLLSENRGLNSYLGYLPNGRPILSATSGMGAPSLSIVVNELVQVGIRQIIRIGTCGSIQPHITVGSVVISSAALCRQGAANDIAPVEYPAAADPFLTVALVKAAQELKVEYYVGITASVDTFYEGQERTDSANPNLMRSLHGITEEYRRLNILNYEMESGTLFKMAGVYNFAAAAICGVVAGRTVSENIILEQKDIAVKNAIATAIYAAATFESAN; this comes from the coding sequence ATGCCAAATAAACGCTTCTATCACATTGGTTTTGGACAAGATGATTTAGGTTCATCGCCCCCCAGCATAGCCTTATTATCCGGCGACCCGGAGCGATCGCGTCTCATTGCTCAAACTTATTTACAGGATGTACGCTTGTTATCGGAAAATCGCGGACTCAATAGCTATCTGGGATATTTACCTAATGGTCGCCCCATCTTATCAGCTACTAGTGGTATGGGTGCGCCTTCATTAAGTATTGTTGTAAATGAGTTGGTACAAGTAGGAATTCGGCAAATTATTCGCATTGGAACTTGTGGTTCCATTCAACCCCATATAACTGTCGGTAGCGTTGTTATTAGTAGTGCAGCATTGTGTCGCCAAGGTGCAGCAAATGACATTGCACCTGTGGAATATCCAGCCGCAGCTGACCCGTTTTTGACAGTCGCTTTAGTTAAAGCCGCACAAGAATTAAAAGTTGAGTATTACGTAGGAATTACGGCATCAGTCGATACTTTTTATGAAGGACAAGAACGCACTGATTCCGCAAATCCAAATTTAATGCGATCGCTGCATGGTATTACAGAAGAATATCGGCGATTAAATATCTTAAATTATGAGATGGAATCCGGCACACTGTTTAAAATGGCAGGAGTATATAATTTTGCCGCAGCAGCTATTTGCGGTGTAGTTGCTGGGCGTACTGTTAGTGAAAATATCATTTTAGAACAAAAGGATATTGCTGTGAAAAATGCGATCGCCACTGCTATATATGCAGCAGCAACCTTTGAGTCGGCGAATTAA
- a CDS encoding PEP-CTERM sorting domain-containing protein translates to MKVSSSGAKLGSAIVSSSCLAAAIIGFSSSGAFAAQFITIKSTGAISGTIELPRNNPNFNNSITRIDTDDTGTYYRNLGTQNNPNYVPVYQSDYLQVKTRSDGSLHYFVDFKGIPFVSFDGVLTSPVLSGGQLTPFKYQGQLSGTTFQGVVQDEFNFIKAFYTGTVTDPDTGKQYQGTFEVSGYGERYSDRNGSSTPTVFDFQSDIPGAPTITSLTLTNTPLANLSIKVPIPVDETSIPEPASIFGTLMAAAFGIILKRKKDLTTKDLG, encoded by the coding sequence ATGAAAGTAAGTTCATCAGGGGCTAAGCTGGGTAGTGCAATTGTTAGCAGTAGTTGTTTAGCCGCAGCAATTATTGGTTTCAGTAGTTCTGGTGCTTTTGCCGCTCAATTCATCACAATTAAAAGCACTGGTGCAATATCAGGAACTATCGAACTTCCCAGAAATAATCCGAATTTCAATAACAGTATTACTCGTATTGATACGGATGACACTGGAACTTATTACCGGAATTTAGGTACTCAAAATAATCCTAATTATGTTCCTGTTTATCAATCAGACTATTTGCAGGTAAAAACACGTTCTGATGGAAGTCTGCATTACTTCGTTGACTTTAAAGGTATTCCTTTTGTTTCCTTCGATGGTGTTTTGACATCGCCGGTTCTTTCTGGTGGTCAGTTGACTCCCTTCAAATATCAAGGACAATTGTCAGGAACCACATTTCAAGGAGTTGTTCAAGATGAATTTAATTTCATCAAAGCCTTTTATACTGGTACTGTCACCGACCCAGACACCGGAAAGCAGTATCAGGGCACTTTTGAAGTCAGTGGCTATGGGGAACGATATAGCGATCGCAATGGTAGTTCAACTCCCACAGTTTTTGATTTCCAGTCTGATATCCCTGGGGCGCCAACCATAACATCTCTAACTTTGACTAACACTCCCTTGGCGAATTTGAGTATCAAAGTACCTATACCTGTGGATGAAACTTCTATTCCAGAACCCGCTAGCATTTTCGGAACCTTGATGGCGGCCGCTTTTGGTATCATCCTCAAAAGGAAAAAAGATCTGACCACTAAAGATTTAGGTTAG
- the dacB gene encoding D-alanyl-D-alanine carboxypeptidase/D-alanyl-D-alanine endopeptidase, whose protein sequence is MGVLLIFLTTQIAFSSRVGKAQTPTAPTTTTKAICSTQLGTAIDAVINRPLFRRMRWGILVQPLSVGSTLYNRDAEKYFTPASNMKLLTTAAALQQLGANFRIRTSIYQNGNGVLRIVGRGDPSLTDTQLQALAQQLKQKGITQIQELIADDSYIQGDIVNPTWQWEDVQSDYGAPVNSFIINQNIFSLKLVPQAVGKPLQIVWTDVNEARQWRTINQSVTVDQNQPIYINVNRELSGTALRIEGQLTANSEPYSLDLPVVDPDYYFLRRFRTALAKQKISLGKTLVLSGGINQEEIAFVESPPLSELLAETNINSNNLYAEALLRALAVEKPKLKNQTSANLGLEVVKASLTQFGVDPANYVLIDGSGLSRRNLVTPEVFVQILRLIARTPAASIYRASLPVAGKSGTLKYRFQNTPAEGIVQAKTGTLTGVVSLSGYVNAPKYQPLVFSIIANQSEQPATVVRQAIDEIVVLLAQLQRC, encoded by the coding sequence CTGGGTGTTTTGTTAATATTTTTAACTACCCAGATAGCATTTAGTTCTAGAGTTGGTAAGGCACAAACCCCAACCGCACCTACAACTACTACAAAAGCAATTTGCTCTACCCAATTGGGAACAGCTATAGACGCTGTTATCAATCGTCCCCTATTTCGTCGGATGCGTTGGGGAATTTTGGTGCAACCTCTGTCAGTGGGGTCAACTCTTTACAATCGAGATGCTGAGAAATATTTTACTCCAGCGTCTAACATGAAGTTGCTGACAACAGCAGCCGCATTGCAGCAGTTGGGTGCTAATTTTCGTATTCGTACTTCTATTTATCAAAACGGCAATGGTGTTTTACGTATTGTCGGTAGGGGAGATCCCAGTTTAACTGATACTCAATTGCAAGCATTAGCACAACAGTTGAAACAAAAAGGTATTACTCAAATTCAAGAGTTAATTGCCGATGATAGTTATATTCAAGGAGATATTGTTAACCCTACCTGGCAATGGGAAGATGTCCAATCAGACTACGGCGCACCAGTCAACAGCTTTATTATCAATCAAAATATTTTTAGTTTAAAACTTGTACCCCAAGCTGTAGGTAAACCTTTACAGATAGTGTGGACTGATGTTAACGAAGCAAGACAGTGGCGGACAATTAATCAGTCAGTAACCGTTGATCAAAATCAACCAATTTACATCAATGTTAACCGAGAATTATCAGGAACAGCATTGAGAATTGAAGGACAGTTAACAGCAAATTCTGAACCTTACTCACTAGATTTACCCGTAGTTGATCCTGATTATTACTTCTTACGCCGCTTCCGTACTGCTTTGGCAAAACAAAAAATTTCTTTGGGAAAAACATTAGTACTATCTGGTGGTATTAATCAAGAGGAAATAGCGTTTGTAGAGTCACCACCTTTATCTGAATTATTAGCAGAGACAAACATCAATAGTAATAATCTATATGCTGAGGCACTATTAAGAGCATTGGCTGTGGAAAAACCCAAACTGAAAAATCAGACTAGCGCTAATCTAGGTTTAGAAGTTGTGAAAGCGAGTTTAACTCAATTTGGAGTCGATCCAGCAAATTATGTTTTAATAGATGGTTCAGGTTTATCACGTCGTAACTTAGTAACACCAGAAGTTTTTGTCCAAATTTTGCGCTTAATCGCAAGAACGCCAGCAGCATCTATATATCGCGCTTCTTTACCTGTGGCTGGCAAAAGTGGAACCCTAAAATATCGTTTTCAAAACACACCAGCTGAAGGTATTGTGCAAGCCAAAACAGGTACGTTAACTGGTGTAGTTTCTTTATCTGGATATGTGAATGCACCTAAATATCAACCGTTGGTTTTTAGTATTATCGCCAATCAATCGGAACAACCTGCAACAGTTGTGCGCCAAGCAATTGATGAAATTGTCGTGCTGTTGGCTCAGTTACAGCGTTGTTAA
- a CDS encoding TerD family protein produces MAVSLAKGQRVSLEKVAPGLTDVFIGLGWDVKATDTGHDFDLDSSVFMLGIDEKLLSDNHFIFYNNLTSPDPDKSLQHLGDNLTGVGEGDDEVIKVNLKKVPPEVQKIVVTVTIYEAQQRGQNFGQVKNAFVRVVNAQTKQEAIRYDLVEDYSIETALIMAELYRKDGEWRLNAVGAGYQGGLKALLERYS; encoded by the coding sequence ATGGCAGTTTCACTAGCTAAAGGACAACGAGTTTCACTTGAAAAAGTTGCTCCCGGCTTAACAGATGTCTTTATTGGACTCGGATGGGACGTGAAGGCTACAGACACAGGTCACGACTTTGATCTGGATTCATCAGTATTTATGTTAGGTATTGATGAAAAACTTCTTTCCGACAATCACTTTATTTTTTACAATAATCTCACAAGTCCTGACCCCGATAAATCCCTTCAACATCTGGGAGATAATCTCACAGGTGTAGGTGAGGGAGATGATGAAGTTATCAAAGTTAATCTCAAAAAAGTACCGCCAGAAGTTCAAAAAATAGTTGTTACTGTAACTATCTATGAAGCACAGCAACGCGGACAGAACTTTGGTCAAGTTAAAAATGCCTTTGTGCGTGTTGTCAACGCTCAAACAAAACAAGAAGCAATCCGCTATGACCTAGTTGAAGACTACTCCATAGAAACAGCACTAATTATGGCAGAACTTTATCGCAAAGACGGTGAGTGGCGTCTTAATGCTGTAGGTGCAGGCTATCAAGGAGGTTTGAAAGCGCTACTTGAACGCTATAGCTAA
- a CDS encoding TerD family protein, whose amino-acid sequence MGINLQKGQRISLSKEAPGLTKLMCGLGWDTTKPSGGGFFGAFSNTQDCDIDASVICLDENGKIANIGNLIYFGNLSHKSGAITHLGDNLTGAGEGDDEQVIVDLARLPKEIVKLVFTVNIYDCIARKQEFAQVKNAFVRLVNTSNNQELAKYNLSGSEYKGMTGMIMAEIYNHNNEWKMAAIGNGINVNGLEALVKAYA is encoded by the coding sequence ATGGGAATCAACTTACAAAAAGGACAACGTATTTCACTTTCTAAAGAAGCTCCCGGACTAACAAAACTAATGTGTGGACTAGGCTGGGATACAACCAAACCTTCAGGTGGTGGTTTTTTTGGCGCTTTCAGTAACACTCAAGATTGTGACATAGATGCTTCTGTCATCTGTTTAGATGAAAATGGCAAAATCGCAAATATAGGTAACCTCATTTACTTTGGAAATCTATCTCATAAATCAGGAGCTATTACTCATTTAGGTGATAATCTCACAGGTGCAGGAGAAGGTGATGATGAGCAGGTCATTGTAGATTTAGCTCGACTACCTAAAGAGATTGTAAAACTGGTTTTTACAGTTAATATTTACGATTGTATTGCTCGTAAACAAGAATTTGCCCAGGTTAAAAATGCTTTTGTACGCCTAGTCAATACATCTAACAATCAAGAATTAGCTAAATATAATCTATCGGGTTCTGAATATAAAGGAATGACCGGAATGATTATGGCTGAAATTTACAATCACAATAATGAGTGGAAAATGGCAGCTATTGGCAATGGCATTAATGTTAATGGTTTAGAAGCACTTGTGAAAGCCTATGCTTAA
- a CDS encoding TerD family protein, translated as MSINLSKGERINLSKEAPSLINAGIGLGWDINATDTGSAFDLDASIFMLGANGKIPNEKYFVFYNNSQSPDGSVKHEGDSRTGEGLGDDETIQIDLSKVDTSVQEIVFIVTIHEAEQRKQNFGQVRNSFIRVYDNATEKQIAKYELDEDASAETAIEFGKLYRKDGEWRFQAVGAGYKSGLQSFVDRYAA; from the coding sequence ATGTCAATTAACCTCAGCAAAGGCGAAAGAATCAATCTTTCAAAAGAAGCACCAAGCCTAATAAATGCTGGAATTGGTTTAGGATGGGATATTAACGCTACAGATACAGGTTCAGCCTTTGACCTGGATGCGTCTATATTTATGTTAGGCGCTAACGGAAAAATTCCTAACGAAAAATACTTTGTATTTTACAACAACTCACAATCACCAGATGGTTCTGTGAAACATGAGGGAGATAGCAGAACTGGAGAGGGTCTCGGAGACGATGAAACAATTCAAATTGATTTGAGTAAGGTTGATACTTCCGTTCAAGAAATAGTTTTTATTGTCACTATCCATGAAGCAGAACAAAGAAAGCAAAACTTTGGGCAAGTCAGAAACTCGTTTATTAGAGTTTATGACAACGCCACAGAAAAACAAATTGCGAAATATGAATTAGATGAAGATGCTTCCGCAGAAACGGCAATTGAATTTGGTAAACTTTATCGAAAAGATGGAGAATGGAGATTTCAAGCTGTCGGTGCTGGTTATAAATCAGGGCTGCAAAGTTTTGTAGACCGATACGCGGCTTAG